TAGAATACAATGTTAAGTCAATTACATACTAACATgattaaaatagaattaaaaagaatttcaaatattgatagTAGTATTTACCGTTTTTTCATAAATAGATCACATATTAGACTAacctaaaagtaaaatatcatagaaatatagagaaatatcaatcaaaaatatcgaaatttaaGATTAGGTAAAGACTGCTGAAATTAGGTCGCCTGAAGGCTGGGTGACAAATTGTATACGCTTGATGGTGGGGTGATAAATAACAAGACTATGAATTTGAACAATTTATCCAACATaaatttataccaaaataataagaaaaaaatgatattaattacttttgtttttaaactattattttggtataactataattataattaacaataatcgaCAAGTATTAAACaactttgttattatttttttacttttaaaggCATAACCAATATACAGTACTTAATTGGGGAAAAACTAGAAAGAGGATgcaaaagtgttaaaaaaagtGACCTAGATATTTTAATGTctaatttattagattatatttagaGGAAACTTGcatatatatttaagaattgAGACTGTGTCCCTCCTCAATTCCAGCACATAAATATGGTGCTATATAatcttttcaattattttaccaatttaaaaaatgtatagtatagaaTAGTTCtagataaaactataaaagtatcaATTTACCTagatatatcatttttaatttatcttgtaACACCAATTTTGCATATACCTTTGAATGTGATAATTAATTGCAAACaccaatattaattgtatttttccaCTATAGATGTAGGTAAgcacaatacaatttaactttaaaaataggttataaattatgtagttatgtagttatttaaatttaattatattaataagaaaaaaaatgaaagtgtatttatttttctttcagaTGATGAACTTATTGAAAATATGTTACCTGAAGATGTGTGGTTTCATGTGGATAGCCTCTCATCAGCACATGTGTATCTAAGGTTAAAAGAGgtaatgtttattgttaaattaatgatgcttttaattaattttgaatgatTTATTGGTTTATCTATACATGTAtttatgttcaattttttaCAGGGACAAACAATTGATGATATACCTAAACAATTGTTGGAAGACGCATGCCAATTGGTTAAAGCAAACAGTATTCAAGGATGTAAATTAGCTGAAGTTAAAGTTGTCTACACTATGTGgtcaaatcttaaaaaattaccTGGCATGAAACCTGGGGAAGTGTCATTTCTGAATCCTAGTAGTGTATGTTTGTATTCTTTACTTTTATATATGTCTTAGTTAAAGCGCGGATTTTTAGGTTcttaaaagcttaaaatatgatgctaatatgctctaaaaaaacactaaaataatcTCTAAATATTCcttaaacttgaaaatatgcagataacatgattttttttctaaaatagttcaataaaaacaataaataactgtaaaacatttaaaacagtttattcataggaatataaatataataaaactatatataaaaaacaaaataattaaatataaacaatgaacaaattgtatGTACCAGTATCGTATCCAGAGGGGGGAAAAGGGGACATTTGCCCAACCcccccaaaaataaaaaatttaagtctGGATCCACTACCGGTATGCACCATTCTTTggttaaagataaattattatatttatttatatttattataaaatcattctcACCACGTTATCAGTTGTCAAATACGATAATCTACGTTACAATCACAGACTGAGAGTAACAGTATGACCAACATTACCAATTTAATTACAACCAAGTAGATAAttcaatgatttttaatttttaacattcttaaatcaaattattttttttcctagacTAAACTcgagaaattaataaaatatgattttttatgaatagtaattgaatatattctaaaatatgcaaaataaatttttcatacAAACTCTATGGTGGATAAATCGTCCACATTTTTCATCCTCTTAAAACTGCATAAagccaataaaaatatgtaaaaacctaAAGATCCGCGCTCTAGTCATAGTCAAATGGTAAAATTCAGTCATTCTAAATTATGTGttgtagttttatattatagaatagggcaaaattaactttatataatatgtacttgaagcattttttacttaaatttagtatgtattgaatttgaatacCTGCATTCactgtctccatcttacaaacaCGTAACATCGCAAAATGTACGCTCTGAATAGTTCATTTAACTCCACTACGTTTGATATTAGACtgaattgatctattatcaaatttGGAAGTaggaatatataatagatagaaTGAGCCTGGAACAATACCAAAGATACTTATCATCATTATAACATGTATTACTTTTATCTGCAGAGAATATTTCTGTTTGATTTGATAACACATTAACACATAACTTAAAAagacattttatataatgtctagttaaaatataaaatatatactttgccCAGAGGTTTTTGGGATTTCATATAAATGGTTGGATAGTCTTTATATACAATACTGCTTGTTCATTTtgactgtaaaatatatatgtatacacaatatgtttttagattcacacaaataattcaaaacaatctTAACTTTTCATATCATATAGGTAAAAAAGGTTAATGTGAAAAAAGAGAAGACTATTGTTAATAGATTACAGAAGACCGAAAAAACTATAGTAATTGATTACGAAAGTGCAAGGGCTGACAGGGAACGAAAAGAAATTGAGAAGAAGAAAGCCgcaagaaaaattaatttagaaaacaaaaaagaagaaGAGCGTAGAAATCGTGAAGCTGCTGAActaaagtaattataaattatagttttgtgaATTGGGgtaattgtaaatatacaatgcaatatttctatagaaagaatattgtttgtattatctctcttttttttttgtatctgtacttgaaaataatttatgcttgtttattaaaataagaatttacatgaaaaaatacaaaaaataaaatttttattttttaaatcagtatATACAATTCCCCTATAGAAAATTTTGTTGGTAGGGAAATCGtaaatgagtaaatatttatgtatcatGTTATGTAGACAGACATGCCAATTTCTACGAGTAAAAGTGTAactcattaaaaacaaaacaaagttaaactttatatgtacttatatttttgaatgataCAAGCGATTTTTGTTGGTTACTGCGAAGTGacaatcagaaaaatataagGAATATTAtcagtgaaatattttatcacgTAATCCCAATTTTTCGTGTTTAATACCAAACTATGTTTTTGGTTTTATCTTCATGCTACTCtaataaatgtttcaaatattataatattattttatttgataatatttttaattgttctgATTTACAATCACCCCACTTCACCCAACATGATTGAAATatgaattcataaatatttatcttacgTTATAATCATTTTCAGGTCTTACTCATCTCttatgaaaactgaaaatatgaCAGCAAACACTGATTACTCTGGCTACGATTCGGACAGTTTTatgtaaactttaaaaataaaataaaaaaaggtacttATAAAAATGCAGCGAgcttatcattaaattattatttgtagttacttatttacatttaaGTGAAGAAATATTTTCTGTCTgatcaatgtatttttttaaaaattaatgagcttatatttgattgtaataaaaatttctgatgaataataagttaatcttttacactttaaaataccaatacattactgttattatttaatttttgtaaattaattataagaaatactttaaaaattatttcaaaacatatacttccaataaactaataattttttttttaaaattaaatgtcataTGTGTGTAACGAGGGAAAACCGGTTGCATGTGCAATATTGAGGACAGTTGAACCCTAAAGGTGTATTTGCGATAACCAAGCGGCAGATAGGTATAATGATGTTCAGTTATTGCTTCAATATtttggattatattttattgtctgttaaatatttcatcaaaatatgtatttgctAAGTTTCACAATAAGATCAATGTAATCTTGTCTGGTGttctttgaaaattattattacattatccCTCCcccttttttttgtataaaatatcaactCACAACAtagcttaaatatattattcatatcaatacaatttatcaatcaatttttttaaactattgatgtaatacaataataatataaaccatttGTAATTTACTTACATAAGcatgatttaattattgttcCGTGCCATACACATAATACACACAAATtcatcttaaaattaaattaagtataataattgaaattacatttaaaatacataaaatttgtttaatgcAATGTAGAACATAAATAttggattaaatttaaaaaacaaaggtgttatgtaaatttttttaattaaaagttaagtaAACAGATGAaccataataaaatgtttaaacacaaTCTTATACAAatgtcaaattaataaataaaaagctgaaatttgaatttaaaagaatagaatgaataatatacatttataaatgtaaatttaatatcatgcattattgttttatataatatatatatataataaaatataaatgtatgttttgcTTATAAGGTGAAAATAAATATCcactagtttttattttatctcataacaatataaactatttgagtataaaatgttgttttatttaaactgaCAAtgcaaatactttattttaaatattattttttatttatttatcttttctTTTTTGGAATATGCACTACATTATCTTTAAAATCGGTTTTGAATAGGATTGAAAGGATATAGATAAAGTGACTTGAAAAAAGCCCTGTAAAAtcggtacaaacattttaaagaagAATGTTCGTTGCTAGGATAGCAACTAGAAGAGTTTTTCTAAGGAATTCGCAGGTTGATACTTCTAACATCAGTAATTAATAACAGTATAGCTGTGTATaaggtttatactttatatatttataatatgc
This genomic window from Metopolophium dirhodum isolate CAU chromosome 1, ASM1992520v1, whole genome shotgun sequence contains:
- the LOC132934681 gene encoding coiled-coil domain-containing protein 25, whose translation is MVLQYTSTAVDPPVTLLRGVDSYENDELIENMLPEDVWFHVDSLSSAHVYLRLKEGQTIDDIPKQLLEDACQLVKANSIQGCKLAEVKVVYTMWSNLKKLPGMKPGEVSFLNPSSVKKVNVKKEKTIVNRLQKTEKTIVIDYESARADRERKEIEKKKAARKINLENKKEEERRNREAAELKSYSSLMKTENMTANTDYSGYDSDSFM